The sequence below is a genomic window from Setaria italica strain Yugu1 chromosome IV, Setaria_italica_v2.0, whole genome shotgun sequence.
gcccttctcctctcctccccgttCCGTCCCAACTCCCAAGCCTCCATTCCGTTCCGTCCAAGCCTTGCTCCCGGAATCTCTCCCTCTCGCTGGGTCGTGGGCCCGAGCTCACGCGCACCGCGCCTCCGCGGGCGCGAGCGGCCGCGCCTCACGCTCCCTACAAataccccgccgccgccctctcttcctcttctcctttccCATCCTCCAGGGTCCAGGGCTCCAGGCTTCAGCACAAGGCCGCCGCGGGGCCACAGGAGGGACGTGGGCCACCGGAGGGAGCGCGACCTCGCCAAGCCGGAGCCGGGTTGCGCGGCTACGGCCTCGGCGACGAGACCTGCATCGCGCCACCCTGATCTCCTTCCGCCCCAAGGTGAGCGCCTCGCCAGTCGCCTCGCCCTTCCCTCTCGGCCTCTCTGCCTGTTGCTGCTGTGCACGTACACGAACGCCTGCATGACGTTGCGGGCATGCGTCCCTAAACCCCTCTAAACCCTACGACTAACATCCGGTTGTTGCAGTGCCTTAACAGGATTTCATTTTCAGCGTTCAATTTTATGTCCAAATATTAAGAACGTCCATGTCTTCCTTTATCTGATTTTAATCCATTCGGTATTTTATTGTTTCTCTTCATTATTCAATCTAGTGGCCGTTCTTTCCATACGTGTTCTTCTGCTGAAGAAGTTATCCTTGTGTTTTTGCATCGGTTCTCTAGTTAACATCATGAAAATCAGTTCTATTGTAGTTATTTTCAGATTCACTCATCTGATACATGTTTCAGTTTTCACTTGACAGCTTCAGTTAATAGATTCTCAATTCTTAGATCAGATTCAATGTTCATAGTAATGTGACCTCAAAAAAATGTTCATAGTAATGTAATaaattcagaattcagattcaGCTATAATTTTGTTATTTTAAGATTCAGTTATCTGAGTAACATCAGTGTCCAATTATCCTCTATTGCTTCCTTTCATTCATCAATGTTTTCTTTGCACATTCAGTCATCTGTATAACATCAGTGTCCAATTATTGCATTATTTCATTTATCAGTGTTTTCCTTTCAGATTCAGTTTTCTGAATAACCTTCTGTGAGTAAATTCCATTTTTCTGCTTGTACTGTCGGAGACGCATTCTTGTTCAGCCTCACTCTCCCTTTCGTTTTCATCAGCCACAATCTTCTccgtttctcttttttttttctggcatGTGATCAGTGTAGGCTTCTATTCATTCCATTTTACATTTAAGTATTGGCCATTTCAGTGTAGGCATTTGAGGACCTAACGTTCAAAGAAAATTTTACCTCAAGATACAAAGGTTCATTGCTATGTCTGTTTTTTAATTTAGAAATGAAGTTCCATTTTCAGTATTGAATTGTGCTGTCAAGCTCTGAATATCTGATATCTTGACCCCCATGATCGCATTAGGACTTATGTGCCTTAACCCTTAACTCAGTTTGGAGTTTAGGACTTAGGTGCCCTTTTCTTGTTCTTGTGACATATAAGCATATGACCTCGTCTCCATCGGCTGTTGCCTGTTTTAATGTCTTTCCTTGCAGTCGAATTTTTTAAAGTTAGCTGTATCGGAATTCTTTCATATCCATTGTCCCCTTTTTTATACACCTGCAGTGGTAGTTGATTTATTGTTAGAAGGTGCAAATCAGCAAAACTCCTTGTGGCTATTTTTGAAATGCTTGTGTATGTACAGTACTATAATTAGTATTGTTTCTGTCATTGAGCAAAATCCTGCAATATTTTCAAGGAAAAATTATACATGTTTTTGGAGACTATATGACTAAGGAGGTAActtacttttctttttttctaataGAAATGACTTTTTTCTCCAAACTAGTCTATgcgtttttcccttttttttcccagATCATTGATTGAACTAAGCCTGTAATCATTTCTCTGAACACTCTCTTTCAGATTCACTGTCTGTAGCTTTTTAGAGTGTGCTATAACCAGGCCTTTTCATTTCTATGAACAATCATTTGTCTGAGGGTTGTGAGTTCACCAAGTGTTCTGAGTTCTGTCGATTTGTCTGTATGTTTTCATTTGGTTATCCTGTTTATCTTACTTGGGGATCTGATTCATTTGGAATCCCAATGTGATGTTATTTTCAATTATTCTCTCTCTATGGCGAGTCCTGTTCCTATTGGCTAAGGATGTGAATGAAAATCGACACAAGAATCTTCCGAATGTTGAGTAGTCAGTCCTTATATATGACGCTTATAACACACATATGCTATCATGTGGCAGCTCTTCGATGGCATCCGAGGCAAGTTTCCCACTGCTGGAGGGACATGATGGGTCGTCGGCAGTCACCCAGCTCCTGAGGAAAGTGGTAAGTTAGGCATAAGTTTTTGATTCATTTGGTCAATCCTTTCGTACATAGTAAACCTGAGCTGTGTTTCATGGATAGGAAATCTGTTTTTGTGATGTGCAGCTCAACCCCAAGCTCTGGGGCAAGGTGGCAGGGTGCCTTGTCCTACTGCTCCTGTCTGTGGGTGTTATTTGCTCCACACTCCTCTTGGCGTCCCCATCCAGTGATTCTGTCTGCGTCAACATGGACGGCCCTAACTTCATCAAGAAGTGCCTCCTACTCATTCCAATCTTCGTGATCGTACCTGTTCTTTGCACGTCAGGCCTTATCAGAGAGGAGATGGGGTCAGAGGCAGGAGCTCTCTTCCTTGTGGAGGCCATCTCCGGGGTGATGCTGATGGAGTGGTTAAGTATTTGTATGTGTGGTGCGTCGGCATGGTGGGTGCTCAGCACTGGAGCTGTGCTGGTTGTAGCTCTCGGGACGTGGGCATACGTGACTCGATCGGCGGCTCTTGTCGAAGCCTGAGGTTGGCTAGTTAGCAGTGCTTTAGAGAGCTTATATCTTCTTCTAGGTACTATCCGGCCGGCATGTGGCTAGGATGTTCTTGGTGGCAGACTTACGAGAGCGGACAACTATGGCGTCCATGACGTGTATACGGTGATGTAAAATGGTAGTCATGTCAGTAACTGGCAACTCCCAACTCTGGCTGTATTTTGACTTCGTGCTACCATTTTGCTTCTGAATACAAGTCAAACCCTTTGGTGAGTGGTGCTGTGTTTCAATTCATTTTGTTTCTGCGGTGATTCAGTGTGGCTGAGTTTTCTGTTTTATCAGTTTTTAAATCTATTCAGTGACGTTGCGAATAGTTTCTTTCTATGATGATCAAGTTATTAGTATTGTCTATTCAGGGTGGCTATCCTTTGTTCAGTGTGGTTGTTACTAGTTCCTTGGTATGGtgattagttttttttatcatttaccCTGTTTGTTGTTCGGTTTCAAAAGCGGCACAAATTTTACTCTATTTACTCTGAAAATCGGATTGTTTTGTGTTCAGTGTTTATCTTCAGCAATTTATTTGATCGATTCAATTGCCAGTTATGTTGGCTGTCTATAGCTGATCCTGGTTTGCTGGCAGTAGTTTCTCCCTTCCATGATCATTACTCCCTTGTGTTGCTGTTAGACGTCGTTCACTACAATGATTGAGTTTATTTACTATGATGCTAGTATTCATGCCGAATTGTTCACTGCAATGACTTAGTGTTGTTAGTGATCTGAATTCTCTGGTTATCAgctatcattttttttatttttcataacAGTGTTTCAATTGTCGTGAGTGTAGACATAAATCAAAGAACgttgtttcagactttcagcgTATGCACATTTGTTAATTAGTTACATGAACAGTGTTTTACCACACTGAATATATTTTAGTATTGGGAATATTTGTCCACAATCTCGGTATCCTATATTCCTTAAATCTTAAAATTTTCACTAAATATAGTATTATTCAAGTTCTTGTTATCTGATAATTTTAaacaaaatataatatttgGGAGTATCAGAATATGCTATTTTCAGTTCAGTCAGAATCTGTTATTGAGCCTTAGACTTTAGCCATAAGCCATTAGTTATGCTGCGTCCTCTGTTATTCAGTCAGGTTGTGACTGAATAGCTCGcgtcctcctttctttttcttttactaGCAAATATACCTGTACGTTGCTACGGACTAAGATAACATGTATATATTATCACATTGTAAATAATCACGTTATATTATCACATGTATGTATTGTAGTCTTGCTGCTACCATCCCGCATGcttaaaaatatcaaaaaatagATATTCAAAAGTTATGAGTTTCAAAATATTGCAGTGGCTTAAATGtaaatgaaaaaataatttcaGAGACTAACATGAAAGATTTATATAAATAAGAGGATTGAGAGTAATTTAAGGTTAAAGGGTTTTCTTCAAAGTTTTGAGTTTTGATTATGTCTGGTTTATCTATGGTTTCACATAGGACAAGATTTTTCCTAATTTGTCCTAGTTACTCTTCGATTTTATACAACTTTTGCATGACGAATGAAACCATAGAACCACTAAATTGCTTTTCTGATATAAAGTAAACATTTTATCCTCGGTTCAATTTGACATCTTTTAATTATATTTTAATTTCATCCTTCACCGTAGAATAATGCGaccattttcaattgttttacACCATGCAAAACCGATCTAACCATGCACATCATCTTCCCACAAGCTTCCTATTTCTTCCTCTTTGATTcaatcactggtagagaattggcctttagtcccggttggtagggtgcatatctctcggatatccatccgggataaaccaaccgggacaaaaggggggatCTTTactcccgggtcttttaaccgggagtaaaggtccccctttagtcccggttggtgtcactaaccgggactaaagggcctgccacgccaggcgcgggacagaccctttagtcccggttggtgacacctgaatggcgcttgcatggcactgccgtgacgcctgaattttcatgcatgcatcacgtatacgtagtaccgcgacccttttaatttgttaaccttgtagttgagatttttttagaacgaaatcaactagtatttaaacgaatgggatttgtaattatacaattactatatatatacacaatccttatacacaattcatatacacaattcaactagcttagtacaaatcgatcataattagcgcgtattatatatacaaataaatcaaagtatcttcctacaatcttcccgtcgtggtgttgctgatcggagtgtctaattgtcgtccatcgtaataaaattctccttttggatttaccacctcgtccattatgaatccaatgagaccttcacatattgccgctactctttcttccttcaagagtccttgttgaatatttaacatctataatttggaaatttgtgaatgttacatgaacaaatacatataaggagctagaaaataattaactagtaatatatttattttacgtactttaaagttgtgcggcgtcatcttcggtcccttgggtcccaaaaaactgtgcatgtgctcacagatgtagtagccacatagattattcccgggtttctgtcttaagcacttcagtgcggaaaaaaataagttatgaaatatttgtgttatacaatgtaataaatgtgcagactgcatacgtaccgggaagtctgtgttccatgtaagattttctttgaatggacctttgtgtgtccttatgaattgtttccacgcgctgcggattagaataatgaatgacatagtgtaacagggataaaatttaggaaataaatttttgcatagagataaaggtccagaattattacaagcctagcatgtcttgcaattcttggtagtccaccggatctttccttaacgaatcaaagacaatgacatggcttctttcaggctcaattataataaggatccagtggaagctgcgtgcgtaaaatgttcatgcatattagagctaactaacatgtagagataaggaaaaagacatcgaaagtagacggtatacacacacttacttgaagttgtatggaagtagtatgaaatccttgaatgtttgtttgtataggaaattgtatatttccgcaaaggttttttccggcgctaattgtatctgttgttggttaactacagatggatccatgaagcctatatgtaggtacgcatctcggcggcatgtctgaattagcatcctacatgaaatggaagatgaagttagtacggtgacgcacgccaaaatttacatgtagagataaacggacacttacagaatccaagtgCTGATCAAAGAGACGTCCAGGgtatcatgatggtacacttcgtatatatccttgaagtctagccacagcactttctccccttcaccgtgaaaatctatcggttttaccttcatgccgatcatctccctcgagtcggcggatgccatcatgtaccattgatggaattcgtacatctttgttgatagcttccgtaccaatgaaggctttactagaggtttgcctaactcataaggccacttcggctcagggggcggtgcagttggcgtctcaacttgccctatgcattcatcaagtccagacctgtttcttccatgaacttcaatacatttgcttgttgatccaagggcattgcttttacccgttgagcatctttttttgataaatggctgaggtcggggactggaccgctggaggatgattttcctttccttttatccttttcatcagcctttactagagcccgttcatagtttgacaagagtggtatccttttcttggctccttcttccatcctgataaaaaagtttaaatctcgtcgacttactggcggtggctccatctcccttgccttttttaattcggcttgtttcttgaaccactcactggcctctcgttggatttctgcccactgttcttcatgagacattgcctcccagtgttccttacgagtcacttcagggtcctttgttttcttctttctctgtctttgcttgggaggcggtgctcgtgacttctttagtggtgctgcaggttccttcaagggggccgctcttggtgccggcgacggtgatcggggaggggtgttgttattgtcgtcgtcgctcccagcaccaggatgtggtggagatggagaccttgatatagatggaagggacggtcctggagcaggagatgccggtctcgaggtatgaggagaaggtcgctgctggggatctacggggagcggtcttgaggtctgaggagatggctccgtgctgggaataatgatgtagcgtttcttccatagaatgatcccatgaagcgcatttgccaatgtcttttccccgtcgcctcccgggaagtcgagctctagaccttcatactggggatcaactatttgctcgacgcagacgctggcgtagcctgttggaatgtccatgccatgactgctctgccctgccagggttgctaacgcactcccgtacgctacctgtacatatagcagaagtaaacaatttgaactccgatctcgaggtcaggatcaattgacaagattgcataaatattatgtataagtataccttaatagtgaggttgccgaccggtgcgtgcaactcacatgaggtccgttgcgtgatggcatccacggggaaccgttgctcctccacgggtaacctgggcgtctgcgcatcggggacccctgtagaagcacaactgctcctgaggcgttgagaagggctgtcggtgttaggattcggcagtgctccagattgggccaactccgcaactgcgtcggccacccgccgattgatttcatccatcattctttgttctagcatctgccgccagctctcctcgatctgttcctttcttcgcttccggcttctgtaagaggtgctgtcgcctcggaaagcgaacttccacggaaccaccccgaaccctcggcaacgtcctgggtgctttggattaccgagggccaatgtgagctcatcattttctcggtccaccttcaacctcccagccttggaatcttcaatgttcttcatgagatgttcggccttctcatgtattgtgtcattgaaaatcaacgtcccatcctcttggcttagggagcctccatgagcgtaataccaattttttgatcgttcgggccattcaatagttgcaggtacgattccccgttcgatcagatctt
It includes:
- the LOC101765539 gene encoding uncharacterized protein LOC101765539; amino-acid sequence: MASEASFPLLEGHDGSSAVTQLLRKVLNPKLWGKVAGCLVLLLLSVGVICSTLLLASPSSDSVCVNMDGPNFIKKCLLLIPIFVIVPVLCTSGLIREEMGSEAGALFLVEAISGVMLMEWLSICMCGASAWWVLSTGAVLVVALGTWAYVTRSAALVEA